A region of Streptomyces cinnamoneus DNA encodes the following proteins:
- a CDS encoding FAD binding domain-containing protein — translation MRSFAYVRAATVDDAVAEVTADPDAAYLAGGTTQVDLMKDEVFRPGRLVDITRLPLRGVDREGDALVVGSLTTMEELAAHEVVADRLPLVREALLSGASPQLRHMATMGGNLLQRTRCRYFRDPSVACNKREPGTGCGAVGGFNRMHAVLGTSPQCIATHASDAAVALLALGASVRVRGTDGERVVPLTEFYRLPGSTPHVENALRHGELITHLEIPLLPREARSGYLKVRDRASYEFALASVAAALVIDGGRIRAAHLALGGVGTVPWRVPRAEELLRDAPPDRDVFTAAAEAALSGAVAQSGNGFKIELGGRAVVRMLSTLAEEA, via the coding sequence ATGCGTAGCTTCGCCTATGTCCGGGCCGCCACCGTCGACGACGCGGTCGCCGAGGTCACGGCGGACCCGGACGCCGCCTACCTCGCCGGGGGGACCACCCAGGTGGACCTGATGAAGGACGAGGTGTTCCGGCCCGGCCGGCTGGTGGACATCACCCGGCTGCCCCTGCGCGGAGTCGACCGCGAGGGCGACGCGCTCGTCGTCGGGTCGCTGACCACCATGGAGGAGCTGGCCGCGCACGAGGTCGTGGCCGACCGGCTGCCCCTGGTGCGCGAGGCGCTCCTGTCGGGTGCCTCACCGCAGCTGCGGCACATGGCGACCATGGGGGGAAACCTCCTGCAGCGCACGCGCTGCCGCTACTTCCGCGACCCGAGCGTGGCCTGCAACAAACGTGAACCGGGCACCGGGTGCGGCGCCGTCGGCGGCTTCAACCGGATGCACGCCGTCCTGGGCACCAGCCCGCAGTGCATCGCCACCCACGCCTCGGACGCCGCCGTGGCGCTGCTCGCCCTGGGCGCCTCGGTGCGCGTCCGGGGAACCGACGGGGAACGCGTGGTGCCGCTGACGGAGTTCTACCGCCTGCCCGGCTCCACGCCGCACGTGGAGAACGCCCTGCGACACGGGGAACTGATCACCCATCTGGAGATCCCCCTGCTGCCCCGCGAGGCCCGCTCGGGATACCTGAAGGTCCGCGACCGCGCCAGCTACGAGTTCGCGCTCGCCTCCGTCGCGGCGGCCCTCGTGATCGACGGCGGGAGGATCCGCGCGGCGCACCTCGCCCTGGGCGGTGTCGGCACCGTTCCCTGGCGGGTGCCGCGTGCCGAGGAGCTGCTGCGGGACGCCCCGCCGGATCGGGACGTCTTCACGGCGGCGGCGGAGGCGGCCCTGAGCGGGGCGGTGGCGCAGTCCGGCAACGGCTTCAAGATCGAGCTCGGCGGGAGAGCCGTGGTACGGATGCTGAGCACCCTGGCGGAGGAGGCGTAG